In Halorubrum sp. PV6, a single window of DNA contains:
- a CDS encoding HD domain-containing protein, which produces MVLVGVEIKETEVSEEDFEEMKEFVRDYLAASVESEEDGGRMRWYPWHSADYRFNHILNVVDLATDIAESEGADADVVRVAALFHDVAKLEAEQDVHAEAGARVAREYLQSRGNYPESFIEEVCGAVVDHSYTGDLSDVPLESRCLIEADVLDKVGANGAALMLLRMGYESRTHMDSAKMVDRVLERAQDHTERVVSDSAESIAHQRIKRVKWLREWLEEEVSRMDVEGVTDR; this is translated from the coding sequence GTGGTTCTCGTGGGCGTCGAAATTAAGGAAACGGAGGTGAGCGAGGAGGACTTCGAGGAGATGAAAGAGTTCGTGCGGGACTATCTCGCGGCCAGCGTCGAGAGCGAGGAAGACGGCGGGCGGATGCGCTGGTACCCCTGGCACTCCGCGGACTACCGGTTCAATCACATCCTCAACGTCGTCGACCTAGCCACGGACATCGCCGAAAGCGAGGGCGCAGACGCCGACGTGGTCCGCGTGGCCGCGCTGTTTCACGACGTGGCGAAACTGGAGGCCGAACAGGACGTCCACGCCGAGGCCGGCGCGCGCGTCGCCCGCGAGTACCTCCAGAGCCGCGGGAACTACCCGGAGTCGTTCATCGAGGAGGTGTGCGGGGCGGTCGTCGACCACTCGTACACGGGCGACCTGTCGGACGTGCCCTTAGAGAGCCGGTGTCTGATCGAAGCCGACGTCCTCGATAAGGTCGGCGCGAACGGCGCCGCGTTGATGCTGCTCCGGATGGGGTACGAATCGCGGACCCACATGGATTCGGCGAAGATGGTCGACCGCGTGCTCGAACGCGCACAGGACCACACGGAGCGCGTCGTCTCGGACAGCGCCGAGAGCATCGCCCACCAGCGCATCAAGCGCGTCAAGTGGCTCCGCGAGTGGCTAGAAGAAGAGGTCAGCCGGATGGACGTCGAAGGCGTCACCGACCGCTGA
- a CDS encoding Glu/Leu/Phe/Val dehydrogenase yields the protein MTDDPFENMLAQMDRAREYADVDDGVFERLKHPERTLKVTLPVELDSGEVEVFEGYRCQFDSARGPFKGGVRFHPSVTQREVEALAGWMTWKTALVDLPYGGAKGGVICEPKDLTQNDLESLTRRYTEGIRRMIGPDVDVPAPDMNTNPQTMAWMMDTYSMYEGHSVPQVVTGKPLEIGGTPGRVEATGRGVSIVTERLFDYLDRDLTNATVAIQGFGNVGSNAARLLDEAGARVVATSDVTGAAYDPEGLDVASLAAHVSAGGLIEEYVAGELRSEAESDHSGGGARWDDPDQISNEELLTLDVDVLIPAAVQGVITEENVDDLRASAIVEAANGPTTVAADEVLTERDVQVVPDILANAGGVIVSYLEWVQNAQEFSWPLETVNAELERRIGSAFDQTIEQYDEKDLPDLRTAAYTLALERTASAHEYRGLFP from the coding sequence ATGACGGACGACCCGTTCGAGAACATGCTGGCACAGATGGACCGTGCGAGAGAGTACGCCGACGTCGACGACGGCGTCTTCGAGCGGCTCAAACACCCGGAACGAACGCTCAAGGTCACGCTCCCGGTCGAGTTGGACTCCGGCGAGGTCGAGGTGTTCGAGGGGTACCGGTGTCAGTTCGACAGCGCTCGCGGCCCGTTTAAAGGGGGAGTCCGCTTCCACCCGTCGGTCACGCAGCGCGAGGTCGAGGCGCTCGCCGGGTGGATGACGTGGAAGACGGCGCTCGTCGACCTCCCGTACGGCGGCGCGAAAGGCGGCGTCATCTGTGAGCCGAAAGACCTCACGCAGAACGACCTGGAGAGCCTCACACGCCGGTACACCGAGGGAATTCGGCGCATGATCGGTCCGGACGTCGACGTGCCCGCCCCGGACATGAACACCAACCCGCAGACGATGGCGTGGATGATGGACACCTACTCGATGTACGAGGGCCACTCCGTGCCGCAGGTCGTCACCGGCAAGCCGCTGGAGATCGGCGGGACCCCCGGTCGGGTCGAGGCGACCGGTCGCGGCGTCTCCATCGTGACCGAGCGCCTCTTCGACTACCTCGACCGCGACCTCACGAACGCGACCGTCGCGATCCAGGGGTTCGGGAACGTCGGGTCCAACGCGGCCCGACTCCTCGACGAGGCCGGCGCGCGGGTCGTCGCCACCTCCGACGTGACCGGGGCCGCGTACGATCCCGAGGGGCTGGACGTGGCCTCGCTGGCGGCACACGTGAGCGCCGGCGGTCTGATCGAGGAGTACGTCGCCGGAGAACTGCGCTCGGAGGCCGAGAGCGACCACTCCGGCGGCGGCGCTCGCTGGGACGACCCCGACCAGATCTCGAACGAGGAGCTGCTGACGCTCGACGTGGACGTGCTGATTCCGGCGGCCGTCCAGGGCGTGATCACCGAAGAAAACGTCGACGACTTACGCGCGTCGGCCATCGTCGAGGCGGCGAACGGCCCGACGACGGTCGCCGCGGACGAGGTCCTCACGGAGCGCGACGTGCAGGTCGTGCCGGACATCCTCGCGAACGCCGGCGGGGTCATCGTCTCGTACCTCGAATGGGTCCAGAACGCACAGGAGTTCTCGTGGCCGTTAGAGACGGTCAACGCCGAGTTGGAGCGCCGCATCGGCTCCGCGTTCGACCAGACGATAGAGCAGTACGACGAGAAGGACCTTCCCGACCTGCGGACGGCCGCGTACACGCTGGCGCTCGAACGCACCGCGAGCGCCCACGAGTACCGCGGACTGTTCCCGTAA
- a CDS encoding archaellin/type IV pilin N-terminal domain-containing protein — protein sequence MNDGERGQSEVIGVVLLLAITITAVTVTVATGSVALGLVTDEAQSASVENGMSQLSSQSSLVALGETDARRFDLGSVDGGKLRLDESAGRVEVRIETASGTTTAYNGSIGTLSYVGSQRTVAIQGGGVWSLEGGRGRMVSPPEYHYRGETLTFPIVRLTQNASSTAGGTGVVRQPPNVSETVVETDNPLRNGTVVVEIQSTYYEGWYDFFTRRADGAVTKDDANRTVTARLVVPEDVSFERAITLRDEYNHKGGGNNNGKNNGGNKGLSESQYIEQAAHRSPASMIESTLQDGADSGDPLSDCFDTGSACTSGTYHASGDVSVNQRVEFNTSDGDIAVAVDGDLDLGGQELEITNEGDGVVRYYVNGSVFANGDATVGTTSAEIEARRNQFYIREGFLEDGPGQGSVDIDATVYAPNSDTDLAGNVRLRGGFVFNSLDTRSNAFTIEQDEELKDIKIRITGGSGQNPVTYLHVSENVVEIDFD from the coding sequence ATGAACGACGGGGAGCGCGGCCAGAGCGAGGTGATAGGCGTCGTGCTCCTGCTCGCGATCACCATCACCGCCGTGACGGTGACGGTGGCGACCGGCAGCGTGGCGCTCGGCTTGGTCACCGACGAGGCGCAGTCGGCCAGCGTGGAGAACGGGATGTCACAGCTCAGCTCTCAGTCGAGCCTCGTCGCGCTCGGCGAGACGGACGCCAGGCGGTTCGATCTGGGGTCGGTCGACGGCGGGAAACTCCGGCTCGACGAGAGCGCGGGACGCGTCGAGGTCCGGATCGAGACCGCAAGCGGGACCACGACCGCGTACAACGGCTCCATCGGGACCCTCTCGTACGTCGGCAGCCAGCGAACCGTCGCGATCCAGGGCGGCGGCGTCTGGTCGCTGGAGGGCGGTCGGGGGCGGATGGTCTCGCCGCCGGAGTACCACTACCGCGGCGAGACGCTCACGTTCCCGATCGTCCGACTGACACAGAACGCGTCGTCGACCGCGGGCGGGACCGGCGTCGTCCGTCAGCCGCCCAACGTCTCGGAGACGGTCGTCGAGACGGATAACCCGCTCCGGAACGGGACGGTCGTCGTCGAGATACAGAGCACGTACTACGAGGGGTGGTACGACTTCTTCACCCGGCGCGCCGACGGCGCCGTGACGAAAGACGACGCGAACCGAACGGTCACTGCGCGCCTGGTGGTTCCAGAAGATGTGAGCTTCGAGCGGGCGATCACGCTTAGGGACGAATACAATCATAAAGGAGGTGGGAATAATAACGGTAAAAATAACGGCGGAAATAAAGGTCTCAGCGAATCGCAGTACATTGAGCAGGCAGCTCATCGTTCACCCGCGTCGATGATCGAGTCTACGCTACAGGACGGTGCAGACTCTGGCGATCCGCTATCCGACTGTTTCGATACCGGAAGTGCCTGCACGAGCGGTACGTACCATGCATCCGGAGATGTCTCGGTCAACCAACGAGTCGAATTCAACACGAGTGACGGTGACATCGCGGTCGCAGTTGACGGAGACCTTGATCTTGGCGGGCAGGAACTTGAGATCACGAACGAGGGTGATGGGGTTGTCCGATACTATGTCAACGGGTCCGTGTTCGCGAATGGCGATGCAACGGTTGGAACAACCAGCGCAGAAATCGAGGCGCGCCGGAATCAGTTCTACATTCGGGAGGGATTCCTTGAAGATGGTCCAGGACAGGGAAGCGTCGATATTGATGCCACCGTCTATGCCCCAAACTCGGACACGGATCTCGCCGGAAACGTCAGGCTTCGCGGCGGTTTCGTGTTCAACAGTTTGGATACGCGCAGCAACGCATTCACAATTGAACAAGACGAGGAACTCAAGGACATCAAGATCCGGATCACCGGCGGCTCGGGGCAGAACCCCGTCACGTACCTCCACGTGAGCGAGAACGTGGTTGAGATCGATTTCGACTAA
- a CDS encoding PH domain-containing protein — translation MKLAPQSIPYRALQKVSGVVVVLFFVVNNNPAWGVAAATGVGAVVLLVAVGYEVAYYQRFDYELTDDTLDISSGVISRREREIPYRRIQNVDVSRGVIQRAIGVAAVDLETAGGSSTEGSIRFVTPDEATRLQREVQRRKSSNRGRSGGERESEPGAAVGADGEAGGQSGHRGDFGSDEAGPDEEELFAISPSELALVGALSFDGRLIGLLAFLSSGSVPVLSSFVPDASAVALTATAIVGVGALFLVSWVLGAAVAFSNYYGFRLSRAGDELRYERGLFRRYSGSIPTEKVQALRITDNPAKRALGYASLSIETAGYAPGQGGEQGSQAAVPLATTDRVFRLAREVESFGDPQFDRPPKRIRWRYAFRYAILIGVLVGVAFGVNWFFDAGAPWYAPVALLLAVPPAAHYKWKHRGYWLGENHLLTRNGFWSRTVTVVPYYRIQNVIDTRTVFQRRWDVATIVADTAGSSSIAGNDAAAVDFATDEAVDLRETLRERLRVAVADHRAARDPFEWFEGDADAADEDAEGASESGESATADSTPPEPPDDGVIRPNFSVSDRDYSEPAELVDTGDYAVDRYPSDIHDIDQREGDAVAVEDGATETEESDGDTSDEEAIDEEAPTGDTTDGDASDDEPSTDDATAENNDEPRSGSTGSET, via the coding sequence GTGAAACTCGCGCCCCAGTCGATCCCGTACCGCGCGCTACAGAAGGTGTCCGGGGTCGTCGTCGTCCTCTTTTTCGTCGTGAACAACAACCCGGCGTGGGGCGTCGCGGCCGCGACCGGGGTCGGCGCCGTGGTCCTCCTCGTCGCCGTCGGCTACGAGGTCGCGTACTACCAGCGGTTCGACTACGAACTGACCGACGATACGCTCGACATCTCGTCGGGGGTGATCTCGCGGCGCGAACGGGAGATCCCCTACCGCCGGATCCAGAACGTCGACGTGAGCCGAGGCGTGATCCAGCGAGCCATCGGCGTCGCCGCGGTGGATCTGGAGACCGCCGGCGGCTCCAGCACCGAGGGCTCCATCCGCTTCGTCACGCCCGACGAAGCGACCCGGCTCCAACGCGAGGTGCAGCGCCGCAAGTCGTCGAACCGGGGGCGGTCGGGCGGCGAGCGCGAGTCCGAGCCGGGAGCGGCGGTCGGCGCAGACGGCGAGGCCGGGGGTCAGTCCGGACATCGCGGCGACTTCGGATCGGACGAGGCCGGCCCCGACGAGGAGGAGCTGTTCGCCATCTCGCCGAGCGAGCTCGCGTTGGTCGGGGCGCTCTCGTTCGACGGTCGCCTCATCGGTCTCTTGGCGTTCCTGAGCTCCGGGTCGGTGCCGGTGCTCTCCAGTTTCGTTCCGGACGCCTCGGCCGTCGCGCTCACCGCGACCGCGATCGTCGGCGTCGGCGCGCTCTTCCTCGTCTCGTGGGTGCTCGGCGCCGCGGTCGCGTTCTCGAACTACTACGGGTTCCGACTCTCCCGCGCCGGCGACGAACTCCGGTACGAGCGCGGGCTGTTCCGCCGGTACAGCGGTTCGATCCCGACCGAGAAGGTGCAGGCGCTCCGGATCACCGACAACCCGGCGAAGCGGGCGCTCGGCTACGCCTCACTCTCCATCGAGACCGCGGGCTACGCCCCCGGACAGGGCGGTGAGCAGGGGAGCCAGGCGGCCGTCCCGCTCGCCACGACCGACCGGGTGTTCCGACTGGCGCGGGAGGTCGAGTCGTTCGGCGACCCGCAGTTCGACCGCCCGCCGAAGCGGATCCGGTGGCGGTACGCGTTTCGATACGCGATCCTCATCGGTGTCCTCGTCGGGGTCGCGTTCGGCGTGAACTGGTTTTTCGACGCCGGCGCGCCGTGGTACGCCCCGGTCGCGCTCCTGCTCGCCGTGCCGCCGGCCGCGCATTATAAATGGAAACACCGCGGCTACTGGCTCGGCGAGAACCACCTCCTCACGCGGAACGGGTTCTGGAGCCGTACCGTGACGGTCGTGCCCTACTATCGGATCCAGAACGTCATCGACACTCGGACCGTGTTCCAGCGTCGCTGGGACGTGGCGACCATCGTGGCGGACACCGCGGGCAGCAGTTCGATCGCCGGCAACGACGCCGCCGCGGTCGACTTCGCGACCGACGAGGCGGTCGACCTCCGCGAGACGCTCCGGGAGCGGCTCCGCGTCGCCGTCGCGGACCACCGCGCGGCACGGGACCCGTTCGAGTGGTTCGAGGGGGACGCCGACGCGGCAGACGAGGACGCCGAGGGAGCGAGCGAGTCGGGCGAGAGCGCGACCGCCGACTCTACACCCCCGGAACCGCCGGACGACGGCGTGATCCGTCCCAACTTCTCCGTAAGCGACCGCGACTACTCCGAGCCGGCCGAACTGGTGGATACGGGCGACTACGCGGTGGACCGGTACCCCTCGGACATCCACGATATCGACCAGCGCGAGGGCGATGCGGTCGCGGTCGAAGACGGCGCGACCGAAACCGAGGAAAGCGACGGTGACACGAGCGACGAGGAAGCGATCGACGAGGAAGCGCCTACCGGCGACACAACAGACGGCGACGCGAGCGACGACGAACCGTCTACCGACGATGCGACCGCCGAGAACAACGACGAACCGCGCTCCGGCTCGACCGGCAGCGAGACGTAG
- a CDS encoding cation diffusion facilitator family transporter, whose amino-acid sequence MRHPFGDDEKARFQRAAGVNVLGNAVKIAVEGAVGFAFGSVALIADAAHSVADLIASAVVFLWGGARYDDADETHPHGHQRIEPLTALLVGATIVILGLLLLRESIRGVIGAHSPPRRSLLLIGALLFAMADMYVLYWYTERVNADLGSTALDALALDCLNDIYTTIAALVGIFGVFLNVPILDPIAGALVSVLVVYQGIEIGRENVTYLVGAAPPAADRERVTAALRENPAVEGVHDLTVYYDGTDLEVEVHVEVDGEMTLREAHTIETELVTGLRRLEDVGDVHVHLDPSGLGEWKDAPEGGENGRPNAGEGDRRPVDDEA is encoded by the coding sequence ATGCGACACCCCTTCGGCGACGACGAGAAGGCGCGGTTCCAGCGGGCCGCTGGGGTGAACGTCCTCGGGAACGCCGTGAAGATCGCCGTCGAGGGAGCGGTGGGGTTCGCGTTCGGCAGCGTGGCGCTGATCGCGGACGCGGCCCACTCCGTCGCCGACCTGATCGCCAGCGCCGTCGTGTTCCTCTGGGGCGGGGCGCGGTACGACGACGCCGACGAGACGCACCCGCACGGCCATCAGCGGATCGAGCCGCTGACCGCGCTGCTCGTCGGCGCGACCATCGTCATCCTCGGGCTGCTCTTGCTGCGCGAATCGATCCGCGGCGTGATCGGGGCCCACAGTCCGCCGCGGCGGAGCCTCCTGCTCATCGGCGCCCTCCTGTTCGCGATGGCCGACATGTACGTGTTGTACTGGTACACGGAACGGGTGAACGCCGACCTCGGCTCGACCGCGCTCGACGCCCTCGCCTTGGACTGTCTCAACGACATTTATACCACGATCGCCGCGTTGGTCGGGATCTTCGGCGTGTTCCTGAACGTACCGATCCTCGACCCGATCGCCGGGGCGCTCGTCAGCGTCCTCGTCGTGTACCAGGGGATCGAGATCGGTCGTGAGAACGTGACCTACCTCGTCGGGGCGGCGCCGCCCGCGGCCGACCGCGAGCGCGTCACGGCCGCGCTCCGCGAGAACCCCGCCGTCGAGGGGGTCCACGACCTGACGGTGTACTACGACGGCACCGACCTCGAGGTCGAGGTGCACGTGGAGGTCGACGGCGAGATGACGCTCCGAGAGGCCCACACCATCGAGACGGAGTTGGTCACCGGGCTCCGGAGACTGGAAGACGTCGGCGACGTCCACGTCCATCTCGACCCGTCCGGGCTCGGCGAGTGGAAAGACGCCCCGGAGGGCGGCGAAAACGGGCGTCCGAACGCCGGCGAGGGCGACCGCCGACCCGTCGACGACGAGGCGTGA
- a CDS encoding TetR/AcrR family transcriptional regulator, protein MDDPFAEPTDTRQAILGAAFRALCEHGYADLTVKRIGEEFDKSPSLVYHHYAGKDELLVDLLEFMIDDFEESVSASAFDVPPRERLDAFVGAMTDPDSIPNEYGPDGRFMTAIVELRAQAATDDAYRDHFDRSDRVFEEFLEQTVRAAAADLRDERTAAGDDAEVSGEEPVTPAEVASTLQTLSTGGMVRWATTSDHGWTADAQRGARRYLETVLPNVDPDG, encoded by the coding sequence ATGGACGACCCGTTCGCAGAGCCGACCGACACCCGACAGGCGATTCTCGGGGCCGCGTTCCGTGCGCTCTGTGAACACGGGTACGCCGACCTGACGGTCAAGCGGATCGGCGAGGAGTTCGACAAGAGCCCGTCGCTCGTCTATCACCACTACGCGGGAAAAGACGAATTGCTCGTCGACCTCCTTGAGTTTATGATCGACGACTTCGAGGAGTCCGTCTCGGCGAGCGCGTTCGACGTGCCGCCGCGGGAGCGACTCGACGCCTTCGTGGGCGCGATGACCGACCCCGACTCGATTCCCAACGAGTACGGCCCCGACGGCCGGTTCATGACCGCTATCGTCGAACTGCGCGCGCAGGCCGCGACCGATGACGCCTATCGCGACCACTTCGACCGGAGCGACCGGGTGTTCGAGGAGTTCCTCGAACAGACGGTGCGTGCGGCCGCCGCCGACCTGCGCGACGAGCGGACAGCCGCGGGCGACGACGCCGAGGTGTCCGGCGAAGAGCCGGTCACCCCTGCGGAGGTCGCGTCGACGCTCCAGACGCTCTCGACCGGCGGGATGGTCCGCTGGGCGACCACGAGCGACCACGGGTGGACCGCCGACGCGCAGCGGGGCGCCCGCCGGTATCTGGAGACGGTGCTGCCGAACGTCGATCCGGACGGCTGA
- a CDS encoding COG1361 S-layer family protein, which translates to MSRFGRLWSVVLAAVAVTALVGAGAFAGAATSTDSIDRGAASLSDGSDGVAAQTAGQEIRGSPDLQLFASQRTVRSGVESTVTLDVLNTGDMDKGNQLDSRVTTARGLTLEVDDSDVPFEIGDGTKVVGDVTTSSSPVPVSLDVTIPDDVPDGEYEVEVTAEYRYTYKIVPAFNSHRDRVKVDRFDVTIVVDNGARFAIIDTATDARIGGEGNVTATLRNVGNEVARDAIVTGTTTGSAAVIGDGSSDVFVGDWEPDTNRTVTFESTVASSFEGGAYALVTSVDYRDPNGIDATSPTSRAGVVPAPEQSFSVDNVEGTLEVGYSGTVSGTLTNEGPFDVEDAVLIADAQSQRVSLGESRYALPDIPAGESVEFTFDADVNGNADPGPRQFRFTTEYTSGDSTIAVEETRRIEVAPRQPEFALAAENTTVAAGDTQRVAFTITNQRPETLSSINAGLYADSPLSAPNDEAFVDELKPGESTEIWFEVSAASGASVETHPIELDFRYDDERGNDRISDVRQFPIEVTESTDDGGLPTVPLVVGLLVVVAGAGAAVWYRRQ; encoded by the coding sequence ATGAGCCGGTTCGGGCGGCTCTGGTCGGTTGTCCTCGCCGCCGTCGCCGTGACGGCCCTTGTCGGCGCCGGCGCGTTTGCCGGCGCCGCGACCTCTACAGATTCTATCGATAGAGGAGCCGCTTCGCTCAGTGACGGATCAGACGGTGTCGCTGCACAGACTGCCGGCCAAGAAATACGCGGATCGCCTGATCTTCAACTATTCGCCTCCCAGCGGACAGTTCGAAGCGGGGTCGAGTCGACGGTAACGCTTGATGTGCTGAATACCGGAGATATGGATAAGGGCAACCAACTTGACTCGCGAGTGACTACTGCACGAGGGCTCACTCTAGAGGTTGACGACAGCGACGTGCCGTTCGAGATCGGCGACGGAACCAAAGTTGTCGGAGACGTGACAACTTCTTCGAGTCCGGTTCCTGTTTCGCTTGACGTCACGATCCCCGACGACGTGCCGGACGGCGAGTACGAGGTGGAGGTAACAGCTGAGTACCGCTACACCTACAAAATCGTTCCTGCATTTAATAGCCATAGAGATCGGGTCAAAGTCGACCGCTTCGACGTCACGATCGTTGTCGACAACGGTGCGCGGTTCGCGATCATTGACACCGCCACCGACGCCCGCATCGGTGGCGAGGGCAACGTCACGGCGACGCTGCGCAACGTCGGCAACGAAGTCGCCCGCGACGCGATCGTCACCGGAACGACGACCGGGAGCGCGGCCGTGATCGGCGACGGGAGTTCGGACGTGTTCGTCGGCGACTGGGAACCCGACACGAACCGGACGGTGACCTTCGAGTCGACCGTCGCGTCGTCGTTCGAGGGCGGCGCGTACGCGCTCGTCACCTCGGTCGACTACCGCGACCCGAACGGGATCGACGCGACCTCGCCCACCTCGCGTGCGGGGGTCGTTCCGGCGCCTGAGCAGTCGTTCTCGGTGGACAACGTCGAGGGAACGCTCGAAGTCGGCTACTCGGGCACCGTCTCCGGCACGCTGACGAACGAGGGGCCGTTCGACGTCGAGGACGCGGTGCTGATCGCGGACGCGCAGAGCCAGCGGGTGAGCCTCGGCGAGAGCCGGTACGCGCTCCCCGACATCCCCGCCGGCGAGTCGGTCGAGTTCACCTTCGACGCCGACGTGAACGGCAACGCCGACCCCGGCCCGCGGCAGTTCCGTTTCACGACCGAGTACACGAGCGGCGACTCCACTATCGCAGTCGAGGAGACGCGGCGGATCGAGGTCGCGCCGCGCCAGCCGGAGTTCGCCCTCGCGGCCGAGAACACGACGGTTGCGGCCGGCGACACGCAACGAGTCGCGTTCACGATCACCAACCAGCGCCCGGAGACGCTCTCGTCTATCAACGCCGGGCTCTACGCCGACAGCCCGCTTTCGGCTCCCAACGACGAGGCGTTCGTGGACGAACTCAAACCCGGCGAGTCGACCGAGATCTGGTTCGAGGTGTCGGCCGCCTCGGGAGCCAGCGTCGAGACGCACCCCATCGAGTTGGACTTCCGGTACGACGACGAGCGCGGTAACGACCGGATCTCCGACGTGAGACAGTTCCCCATCGAGGTGACCGAGTCCACCGACGACGGCGGGCTTCCGACCGTTCCCCTCGTCGTCGGCCTGCTCGTCGTCGTCGCCGGCGCGGGTGCGGCGGTCTGGTACCGGCGGCAGTGA
- a CDS encoding YqjF family protein — MLERRWLEMTWRDGLFCHWPVDPAVVAETLPDRLSVATHDGDAYLSVVAFVMDDIRPRGVPVGLSFPELNLRTYVEGPEGAGVYFYNLDADDRLGVSVARRLFALPYYRAEMDASPVGDAGRSGGEGSAVRFTSRRTHRGVPQARFDATYEPTGEAFAAEPGSLDAFLVENYRFYAQGDRLYRGEITHEPWTLRPATVDCRTNTLFEANGFDRPDGDPLVHYAEPIDVGADRIRSV; from the coding sequence ATGCTCGAACGGCGCTGGCTGGAGATGACGTGGCGCGACGGGCTGTTCTGTCACTGGCCGGTCGACCCCGCGGTCGTGGCCGAAACGCTGCCCGACCGCCTCTCGGTCGCGACCCACGACGGCGACGCGTACCTGAGCGTCGTCGCCTTCGTCATGGACGACATCCGCCCGCGAGGGGTCCCCGTCGGACTCTCCTTCCCGGAGCTCAACCTCCGGACGTACGTCGAGGGCCCCGAGGGAGCCGGCGTCTACTTTTATAACCTCGACGCCGACGACCGGCTCGGCGTCTCGGTCGCGCGGCGGCTGTTCGCGCTCCCGTACTACCGGGCCGAGATGGACGCGTCCCCGGTCGGTGACGCGGGTCGCTCGGGAGGCGAGGGGAGCGCCGTTCGGTTCACCAGCCGCCGGACGCATCGCGGTGTCCCGCAGGCTCGGTTCGACGCGACGTACGAGCCGACGGGCGAGGCGTTCGCTGCCGAACCGGGCTCGCTTGACGCGTTCCTCGTGGAGAACTACCGGTTCTACGCCCAGGGGGACCGGCTGTACCGCGGGGAGATAACACACGAGCCGTGGACGCTGCGACCGGCAACCGTCGACTGTCGGACGAACACGCTGTTCGAGGCGAACGGCTTCGACCGGCCCGACGGCGACCCCCTCGTCCACTACGCGGAGCCGATAGACGTGGGCGCAGACCGGATCCGGTCGGTCTGA
- a CDS encoding PH domain-containing protein yields the protein MTAQALHPRVQIVWALRAVLIAAVVTVPFAGGAYLGRLPTWAPAVVGAVVLVLGVAHAVARYRRWSYEIREDALYLDRGVITQVRTTVPLVRIQHVDSRRGPVERGVGLASCVVYTAGSRGADVRIPGLTPSGASDLREELKRLAIRADGEDAV from the coding sequence ATGACGGCACAGGCGCTCCACCCCCGCGTGCAGATCGTGTGGGCCCTCCGCGCGGTTCTCATCGCCGCGGTGGTGACGGTGCCGTTTGCGGGCGGCGCGTACCTCGGTCGGCTCCCGACGTGGGCGCCGGCGGTCGTCGGCGCGGTCGTACTGGTCCTCGGCGTCGCACACGCGGTCGCGCGCTACCGACGCTGGAGCTACGAGATCCGCGAGGACGCGCTGTACCTCGACCGCGGCGTCATCACGCAGGTCCGGACGACGGTGCCGCTGGTCCGCATCCAGCACGTCGACTCCCGGCGCGGTCCCGTCGAGCGCGGCGTGGGGCTCGCCTCCTGTGTGGTGTACACGGCCGGGTCTCGCGGCGCGGACGTCCGGATTCCGGGGCTCACGCCGTCCGGCGCGAGCGACCTCCGCGAGGAGTTGAAACGGCTCGCCATCCGCGCGGACGGGGAGGACGCGGTGTGA